In one window of Rathayibacter caricis DSM 15933 DNA:
- the coaBC gene encoding bifunctional phosphopantothenoylcysteine decarboxylase/phosphopantothenate--cysteine ligase CoaBC — MNVVVGITGGIAAYKAVGVVRALVLEGHDVHVVATEAALRFVGKPTLEAISRNAVHTELYEGVAEVRHVAIGQAADLIVIAPATAHTLAKLATGLADDLLGNTVLASTAPLVVAPAMHTEMWANPATVANVETLRSRGVHLVGPASGQLTGSDSGPGRMEEPATIVAEALAVHRRSVGAKRDLEGLRVLVTAGGTREPLDPVRFVGNRSSGRQGVALALAAAARGASVTVLAANLDVEAPRGVEVVAVGTALELREAALAAAADADIVIMAAAVADYRPADVSESKIKKEQQGDRLVLELVKNPDILAEIAAARTGNQLVVGFAAETEPDREAMLALGRAKIARKGCDLLVLNRVGWTEGFQSDSNTVVVLDRAGDIVIEASGTKASVADRVLDVVAR, encoded by the coding sequence TTGAACGTCGTCGTCGGGATCACCGGCGGCATCGCCGCCTACAAGGCGGTCGGCGTGGTGCGCGCCCTGGTCCTCGAGGGGCACGACGTCCACGTCGTGGCCACCGAGGCCGCGCTCCGCTTCGTCGGGAAGCCGACGCTCGAGGCGATCTCGCGGAACGCCGTGCACACCGAGCTCTACGAGGGCGTCGCCGAGGTCCGGCACGTGGCGATCGGCCAGGCGGCCGATCTGATCGTCATCGCCCCGGCGACGGCGCACACCCTCGCCAAGCTCGCGACGGGTCTCGCCGACGACCTCCTCGGCAACACCGTCCTCGCGAGCACGGCCCCGCTCGTCGTAGCCCCGGCGATGCACACCGAGATGTGGGCGAATCCGGCGACCGTCGCGAACGTCGAGACCCTCCGCTCGCGCGGCGTCCACCTCGTCGGCCCCGCCTCCGGTCAGCTGACCGGATCCGATTCCGGACCGGGGCGGATGGAGGAGCCGGCGACGATCGTCGCCGAGGCCCTCGCCGTCCACCGGCGCTCGGTCGGCGCGAAGCGCGACCTCGAGGGGCTCCGCGTGCTCGTGACCGCGGGCGGCACCCGCGAGCCGCTGGACCCCGTCCGCTTCGTGGGCAACCGCTCGAGCGGTCGCCAGGGCGTCGCCCTCGCCCTCGCCGCCGCGGCCAGGGGAGCGAGCGTCACCGTGCTCGCCGCCAACCTCGACGTAGAGGCCCCCCGCGGGGTCGAGGTCGTCGCCGTCGGCACGGCGCTCGAGCTGCGGGAGGCGGCACTCGCGGCCGCCGCCGACGCGGACATCGTCATCATGGCCGCGGCCGTGGCCGACTATCGTCCTGCCGACGTCTCGGAGTCGAAGATCAAGAAGGAGCAGCAGGGCGATCGTCTGGTCCTCGAGCTCGTCAAGAACCCGGACATCCTGGCCGAGATCGCGGCGGCGCGGACGGGGAACCAGCTCGTGGTCGGCTTCGCCGCCGAGACGGAGCCGGATCGCGAGGCGATGCTGGCCCTCGGACGCGCCAAGATCGCGCGCAAGGGCTGCGACCTGCTCGTCCTCAACAGGGTCGGCTGGACCGAGGGTTTCCAGAGCGACAGCAACACCGTCGTCGTCCTCGATCGGGCCGGGGATATAGTGATCGAGGCTTCCGGCACGAAGGCGTCGGTGGCCGACCGCGTCCTCGACGTGGTCGCGCGCTAG
- the rpoZ gene encoding DNA-directed RNA polymerase subunit omega, with amino-acid sequence MANNLGIIDPPIDELLSKVDSKYALVIFASKRARQINDYYADLHEGSLFDNVGPLVDSTIDDKPLSVALHEINEDKLVAQPLAE; translated from the coding sequence ATGGCCAACAACCTCGGCATCATCGACCCGCCCATCGACGAGCTCCTCTCGAAGGTCGACTCGAAGTACGCGCTGGTGATCTTCGCCTCCAAGCGCGCGCGTCAGATCAACGACTACTACGCCGACCTCCACGAGGGCAGCCTGTTCGACAACGTCGGCCCGCTGGTCGACTCGACCATCGACGACAAGCCGCTCTCGGTCGCTCTCCACGAGATCAACGAGGACAAGCTCGTCGCCCAGCCCCTCGCCGAGTAG
- the gmk gene encoding guanylate kinase → MSAEAAPADPGTVAAPRRPSPPEVDRRAASAAAIAARRARAGVKKDVASGERPATAVLAAAQSDPTGVEGRMRVSELLRSVPALGVVKTPRVMEQLQIAPSKRLGGLGRRQVEGLHSFLEQREARQRRGERTRLVVLAGPTAVGKGTVSTYIRENYPEVLLSVSATTRAPRPGEIDGVSYYFVDDAEFDRMVEAGEFLEYATVHNAYRYGTPRGPIDAALAQGRQVMLEIDIQGARQVRERMPDARLVFLLPPSWDELVRRLVGRGTESPEEQQRRLATARIELAAQDEFDFAVVNSTVPEAAREVVELMSPRSDGAPADPGR, encoded by the coding sequence TTGTCCGCTGAAGCCGCCCCCGCCGATCCCGGGACCGTCGCCGCCCCCCGCCGGCCGTCGCCTCCCGAGGTCGACCGCCGTGCCGCCTCCGCCGCGGCCATCGCCGCCCGGCGCGCTCGTGCCGGCGTGAAGAAGGACGTCGCCTCCGGCGAGCGTCCGGCGACGGCCGTGCTCGCCGCCGCGCAGAGCGACCCGACCGGCGTCGAGGGGCGGATGCGCGTGAGCGAGCTCCTGCGCTCGGTGCCCGCCCTCGGCGTGGTCAAGACCCCGCGCGTGATGGAGCAGCTGCAGATCGCTCCGTCCAAGCGCCTGGGCGGCCTCGGCCGCCGCCAGGTGGAGGGACTCCACTCCTTCCTCGAGCAGCGCGAGGCGCGTCAGCGTCGCGGGGAGCGCACTCGCCTCGTCGTCCTCGCCGGACCGACGGCGGTCGGCAAGGGCACCGTGTCCACCTACATCCGCGAGAACTACCCCGAGGTGCTGCTGTCCGTCTCGGCGACGACGCGCGCGCCGCGCCCGGGCGAGATCGACGGCGTCAGCTACTACTTCGTCGACGACGCCGAGTTCGACCGGATGGTCGAGGCGGGGGAGTTCCTCGAGTACGCGACCGTCCACAACGCCTACCGCTACGGCACTCCGCGCGGGCCGATCGACGCCGCCCTCGCGCAGGGGCGCCAGGTCATGCTCGAGATCGACATCCAGGGCGCGCGGCAGGTGCGCGAGCGCATGCCGGACGCCCGACTCGTCTTCCTCCTCCCGCCGAGCTGGGACGAGCTCGTGCGCCGACTGGTCGGCCGGGGCACCGAGAGCCCGGAGGAGCAGCAGCGCCGGCTGGCGACCGCGCGCATCGAGCTGGCCGCGCAGGACGAGTTCGATTTCGCCGTTGTGAACAGCACCGTGCCCGAAGCGGCCCGCGAGGTCGTAGAATTAATGTCGCCTCGTTCCGACGGCGCGCCCGCCGACCCGGGCCGCTGA
- the pyrF gene encoding orotidine-5'-phosphate decarboxylase: MTESFGARLERAFDEHGQLCVGIDPHAFLLDAWGLGDDAAGLESFGRRVVEAAAGRVGVVKPQVAFFERHGSAGYLALERVLADARAAGLLVIADVKRGDIGTSVTAYAEAWLRPGSPLEADAMTASAYQGLGSLDGMLELAEEAGKGVFVLAATSNPEAGPVQRALVQDGEHAGSPLASAVLADVASWNAHNARSPIGSVGVVLGATVALSDYGIRTDTALTPGLPVLAPGFGHQGAGVADAPRLFGALAATTLVSESRSVLGAGPDGIAAEIDRRARDIQETLVR; encoded by the coding sequence GTGACCGAGTCGTTCGGGGCGCGCCTCGAGCGCGCCTTCGACGAGCACGGACAGCTCTGCGTCGGCATCGACCCCCACGCGTTCCTGCTGGACGCGTGGGGGCTCGGCGACGACGCCGCGGGGCTGGAGTCGTTCGGCCGCCGCGTCGTCGAGGCCGCTGCGGGGCGCGTGGGCGTGGTGAAGCCGCAGGTCGCGTTCTTCGAGCGCCACGGATCGGCGGGCTACCTCGCGCTCGAGCGAGTCCTCGCCGACGCGCGCGCGGCCGGGCTCCTCGTGATCGCCGACGTCAAGCGCGGCGACATCGGCACGAGCGTCACCGCCTACGCCGAGGCGTGGCTCCGCCCGGGCTCGCCTCTCGAAGCGGATGCGATGACCGCCTCCGCCTATCAGGGGCTCGGCTCCCTCGACGGCATGCTCGAGCTCGCCGAGGAGGCGGGGAAGGGCGTCTTCGTCCTCGCCGCCACCTCCAATCCGGAGGCCGGACCTGTGCAGCGCGCGCTCGTGCAGGACGGCGAGCACGCGGGATCCCCCCTGGCCAGCGCCGTGCTGGCGGACGTGGCATCCTGGAACGCGCACAACGCGCGCTCCCCGATCGGCTCGGTCGGCGTCGTCCTGGGGGCCACGGTCGCCCTGAGCGACTACGGCATCCGGACCGACACGGCGCTCACCCCGGGGCTCCCGGTGCTGGCACCCGGCTTCGGCCACCAGGGCGCCGGCGTCGCGGACGCGCCCCGGCTGTTCGGGGCACTCGCGGCGACGACCCTCGTGAGCGAGTCGCGCAGCGTGCTCGGCGCCGGTCCCGACGGGATCGCCGCCGAGATCGACCGCCGCGCCCGAGACATCCAGGAGACCCTTGTCCGCTGA
- the carB gene encoding carbamoyl-phosphate synthase large subunit, with translation MPRREDINSVLVIGSGPIVIGQAVEFDYSGTQACRVLRAEGVRVILVNSNPATIMTDPDFADATYVEPITPQAIEAIIAKEKPDAILPTLGGQTALNAAIQLHDLGILEKYDVELIGASFEAINRGEDRQIFKQLVLDAGADVAKSYIAHTVEEAIEFAEDLGYPLVIRPSFTMGGLGSGFAYTREELVRMVGDGLHQSPTTEVLLEESILGWKEYELELMRDTADNTVVVCSIENVDPVGVHTGDSITVAPALTLTDREYQKLRDIGIRIIRDVGVDTGGCNIQFAVDPADGRIIVIEMNPRVSRSSALASKATGFPIAKIAAKLAIGYRLDEIPNDITKVTPASFEPTLDYVVVKVPRFAFEKFPAADKTLTTTMKSVGEAMAIGRNYAQALQKALRSLEKRGSSFHWGEQQHSVEELLEIAKTPTDGRIVTVQQALRLGASVEQAFESTKIDPWFLDQIVLINEIADLVREHPSLDAGLLRLAKDHGFSDLQIAELRGLEEAEVRATRYELAVRPVYKTVDTCAGEFPALTPYHYSSYDEETEVVAADRRKVVILGSGPNRIGQGVEFDYSCVHASFALSEAGYETIMINCNPETVSTDYDTSDRLYFEPLTLEDVLEVIHAESQSGELVGVVVQLGGQTALGLAKGLEEAGVPILGTTPAAIDLAEERGAFSRILDEAGLLAPRNGTAIDLEGALGVATGIGFPVLVRPSFVLGGRGMEIVYGAAQLEDYFERMADQGIIDATHPLLVDRFLDDAIEIDVDALYDGEQLYIGGVMEHIEEAGIHSGDSACTLPPVTLGRRQIDEVRDATLAIAQGVGVRGLLNVQFAIGQGVLYVLEANPRASRTVPFVSKALGIPLAKAASRLMVGETIAELKAEGLLPERDGSDVPMDSPIAVKEAVLPFKRFRTKEGQIVDSLLGPEMRSTGEVMGIDRDFPRAFKKSQDAAYGGMPSSGTVFISVADRDKRAIVLPALRLRQLGFEILATEGTAEVLNRNGIPTRIVRKYSEEAVGDSPSIVELVSRDEVDVVINTPSGGASRADGYEIRAAAVAADKPLFTTIAQLAAAVASLDVADEPFEVTSLQDYALRRAERLA, from the coding sequence ATGCCGCGCAGGGAAGACATCAACAGCGTCCTCGTCATCGGCTCCGGCCCGATCGTGATCGGCCAGGCGGTCGAGTTCGACTACTCGGGCACCCAGGCGTGCCGCGTGCTGCGCGCCGAGGGGGTGCGCGTGATCCTCGTCAACTCGAACCCGGCGACGATCATGACCGACCCCGACTTCGCCGACGCCACCTACGTCGAGCCGATCACCCCGCAGGCGATCGAGGCGATCATCGCCAAGGAGAAGCCGGACGCGATCCTGCCGACCCTGGGCGGCCAGACCGCCCTCAACGCGGCGATCCAGCTGCACGACCTCGGGATCCTCGAGAAGTACGACGTCGAGCTGATCGGCGCGAGCTTCGAGGCGATCAACCGCGGCGAGGACCGCCAGATCTTCAAGCAGCTCGTGCTGGACGCGGGCGCCGACGTGGCGAAGTCCTACATCGCGCACACCGTCGAGGAGGCGATCGAGTTCGCCGAGGACCTCGGCTACCCGCTCGTCATCCGCCCGTCCTTCACCATGGGCGGTCTCGGCTCCGGCTTCGCGTACACCCGCGAGGAGCTCGTGCGCATGGTCGGCGACGGGCTGCACCAGAGCCCCACCACCGAGGTGCTCCTCGAGGAGTCGATCCTCGGCTGGAAGGAGTACGAGCTCGAGCTCATGCGCGACACCGCCGACAACACGGTCGTCGTCTGCTCGATCGAGAACGTCGACCCGGTCGGCGTCCACACCGGCGACTCGATCACCGTCGCTCCCGCGCTCACACTGACCGACCGCGAGTACCAGAAGCTGCGCGACATCGGCATCCGGATCATCCGCGACGTCGGAGTCGACACCGGCGGCTGCAACATCCAGTTCGCGGTCGACCCCGCCGACGGCCGGATCATCGTCATCGAGATGAACCCGCGCGTCTCGCGCTCGTCGGCCCTCGCCTCCAAGGCGACCGGCTTCCCCATCGCCAAGATCGCGGCGAAGCTGGCCATCGGCTACCGCCTCGACGAGATCCCGAACGACATCACGAAGGTCACCCCGGCGAGCTTCGAGCCCACGCTCGACTACGTCGTGGTCAAGGTCCCGCGCTTCGCGTTCGAGAAGTTCCCGGCGGCCGACAAGACGCTGACGACCACCATGAAGTCGGTCGGCGAGGCCATGGCGATCGGCCGCAACTACGCCCAGGCCCTGCAGAAGGCGCTCCGCTCGCTCGAGAAGCGCGGCTCCTCCTTCCACTGGGGCGAGCAGCAGCATTCGGTCGAGGAGCTCCTCGAGATCGCGAAGACTCCGACCGACGGCCGGATCGTCACGGTGCAGCAGGCGCTGCGGCTGGGCGCGAGCGTCGAGCAGGCGTTCGAATCCACCAAGATCGACCCCTGGTTCCTCGACCAGATCGTGCTGATCAACGAGATCGCCGACCTGGTGCGCGAGCACCCGTCGCTGGACGCCGGGCTGCTGCGCCTCGCGAAGGACCACGGATTCTCGGACCTGCAGATCGCGGAGCTCCGCGGCCTCGAGGAGGCGGAGGTGCGCGCCACCCGTTACGAGCTGGCCGTCCGCCCCGTCTACAAGACCGTCGACACGTGCGCGGGGGAGTTCCCCGCGCTCACCCCGTACCACTACTCCTCGTACGACGAGGAGACCGAGGTCGTCGCGGCCGACCGCCGCAAGGTCGTCATCCTCGGCTCCGGCCCGAACCGCATCGGCCAGGGCGTCGAGTTCGACTACTCGTGCGTGCACGCCTCGTTCGCCCTCTCGGAGGCCGGCTACGAGACGATCATGATCAACTGCAACCCCGAGACGGTCTCGACCGACTACGACACCTCGGACCGCCTGTACTTCGAGCCGCTGACCCTCGAGGACGTCCTCGAGGTGATCCACGCGGAGTCGCAGTCCGGCGAGCTCGTCGGCGTCGTCGTCCAGCTCGGCGGCCAGACCGCCCTGGGCCTGGCGAAGGGCCTCGAGGAGGCGGGGGTCCCGATCCTCGGCACGACCCCCGCGGCGATCGACCTCGCGGAGGAGCGCGGCGCGTTCTCCCGCATCCTCGACGAGGCCGGTCTGCTCGCTCCGCGCAACGGCACGGCGATCGACCTCGAGGGCGCGCTCGGCGTCGCGACCGGCATCGGCTTCCCCGTCCTCGTCCGCCCGTCGTTCGTCCTCGGCGGCCGCGGCATGGAGATCGTGTACGGCGCCGCGCAGCTCGAGGACTACTTCGAGCGGATGGCCGACCAGGGCATCATCGACGCGACCCACCCGCTGCTCGTCGACCGCTTCCTCGACGACGCGATCGAGATCGACGTCGACGCGCTCTACGACGGTGAGCAGCTCTACATCGGCGGAGTGATGGAGCACATCGAGGAGGCCGGGATCCACTCCGGCGACTCGGCCTGCACCCTTCCGCCGGTGACCCTCGGCCGCCGGCAGATCGACGAGGTCCGCGACGCGACGCTCGCCATCGCGCAGGGCGTCGGGGTCCGCGGACTCCTCAACGTGCAGTTCGCGATCGGCCAGGGCGTGCTCTACGTCCTCGAGGCGAACCCGCGGGCCTCGCGCACCGTGCCGTTCGTGTCGAAGGCGCTCGGCATCCCGCTCGCCAAGGCGGCGTCGCGGCTGATGGTCGGCGAGACGATCGCCGAGCTCAAGGCCGAGGGCCTGCTGCCCGAGCGCGACGGCTCCGATGTGCCGATGGACTCGCCGATCGCGGTCAAGGAGGCGGTCCTGCCCTTCAAGCGGTTCCGCACGAAGGAGGGTCAGATCGTCGACTCCCTCCTCGGCCCCGAGATGCGCTCCACCGGCGAGGTCATGGGCATCGACCGCGACTTCCCCCGGGCCTTCAAGAAGAGCCAGGACGCGGCCTACGGCGGCATGCCCTCCTCCGGCACCGTCTTCATCTCGGTCGCCGACCGCGACAAGCGGGCCATCGTGCTGCCGGCGCTGCGTCTGCGCCAGCTCGGCTTCGAGATCCTCGCGACCGAGGGCACCGCGGAGGTGCTGAACCGCAACGGCATCCCGACCCGCATCGTCCGCAAGTACAGCGAGGAGGCCGTCGGCGACTCGCCGTCGATCGTCGAGCTGGTCAGCCGCGACGAGGTCGACGTCGTGATCAACACGCCCAGCGGAGGAGCATCCCGGGCCGACGGGTACGAGATCCGCGCCGCCGCGGTCGCCGCCGACAAGCCGTTGTTCACGACCATCGCCCAGCTCGCGGCCGCCGTCGCCTCGCTCGATGTGGCCGACGAGCCCTTCGAGGTCACGAGCCTGCAGGACTACGCGCTGCGTCGGGCGGAGCGCCTGGCGTGA
- the carA gene encoding glutamine-hydrolyzing carbamoyl-phosphate synthase small subunit → MPTSRLSTEPTAVLVLEDGRRFSGQAYGARGRTLGEIVFATGMTGYQETLTDPSYAGQIVVQTAPHIGNTGTNDEDKESRRIWVAGYVVRDPSRVVSNFRAQRSLDDDLESDGIVGISGVDTRAITRHIRSAGSMRAGVFSGDELALGEEEQLALVLGGAQMEGMNLSSAVSTTEQYTVPAQGERVGSVAVIDLGVKTSTVHYLSERGFDVHVLPESITADEVLALDPSALFFSNGPGDPEASDRHVDLLRTTLRADLPFFGICFGNQLLGRALGFGTYKLPFGHRGINQPVLDKLTGRVEITAQNHGFAVDAPIDGELDSPEGFGRVEVSHYSLNDSVVEGLRCLDIPAFSVQYHPEAAAGPHDSNYLFDRFRAMVVQRTAEQGGAEPANDILSTSTTGEQK, encoded by the coding sequence GTGCCAACGTCACGCCTCAGCACCGAACCCACCGCCGTCCTCGTCCTCGAGGACGGGCGACGATTCTCGGGTCAGGCCTACGGCGCGCGCGGGCGCACCCTCGGCGAGATCGTCTTCGCGACCGGCATGACCGGCTACCAGGAGACCCTGACCGACCCGTCGTACGCCGGGCAGATCGTGGTGCAGACCGCGCCGCACATCGGCAACACCGGGACCAACGACGAGGACAAGGAGTCGCGGCGCATCTGGGTCGCCGGCTACGTCGTCCGCGATCCCTCCCGCGTCGTCTCGAACTTCCGCGCCCAGCGCTCGCTCGACGACGATCTCGAGTCCGACGGCATCGTCGGCATCTCGGGTGTCGACACCCGCGCGATCACCCGCCACATCCGCTCGGCCGGCTCGATGCGCGCCGGGGTCTTCTCGGGCGACGAACTCGCCCTGGGGGAGGAGGAGCAGCTCGCGCTGGTCCTCGGCGGCGCGCAGATGGAGGGGATGAACCTCTCCTCCGCCGTCTCGACGACCGAGCAGTACACGGTGCCCGCCCAGGGCGAGCGCGTGGGCTCCGTCGCGGTCATCGACCTCGGAGTGAAGACCTCGACCGTGCACTACCTGTCGGAGCGCGGCTTCGACGTCCACGTGCTGCCGGAGTCGATCACCGCCGACGAGGTCCTCGCGCTCGACCCGTCCGCCCTCTTCTTCTCGAACGGACCGGGCGACCCGGAGGCCTCCGACCGCCACGTCGACCTGCTGCGCACCACGCTGCGCGCCGACCTGCCGTTCTTCGGCATCTGCTTCGGCAACCAGCTCCTGGGTCGCGCGCTCGGCTTCGGCACGTACAAGCTGCCCTTCGGCCACCGCGGCATCAACCAGCCGGTGCTCGACAAGCTGACCGGCCGCGTCGAGATCACCGCGCAGAACCACGGCTTCGCGGTGGACGCGCCCATCGACGGCGAGCTCGACTCGCCCGAGGGCTTCGGCCGCGTCGAGGTCAGCCACTACAGCCTGAACGACTCCGTCGTGGAGGGACTGCGCTGCCTCGACATCCCCGCCTTCTCTGTGCAGTACCACCCCGAGGCGGCCGCCGGACCGCACGACTCGAACTACCTCTTCGACCGCTTCCGCGCCATGGTCGTGCAGCGCACGGCCGAGCAGGGCGGCGCCGAGCCCGCGAACGACATCCTTTCGACCAGCACCACCGGAGAGCAGAAGTAA